In one window of Deinococcus apachensis DSM 19763 DNA:
- a CDS encoding S9 family peptidase gives MPERIPLEALTALPTVVALSVSHSGEEVAFYADWTGRFELYVLNLRTRERRQVTNGEAPKGIRAGFVWSHDDRRILFSRDHDGDERQALFEVTLASGEVRALHHSPESMDYAVDAHPGGQRVLVNSTRGGQMNVHVYDLTREGEDAWTALTRLPNTTQAVAWSPDGTQLTLNTNESADLRNVDGYVLNADGSGLRRVLRVREGSRDEVGRWHPDGRRVAVASDADGHSRVGLLTLESGEVTWLTPADGVTEEEPGRFSPDGRWLSVIRNEESTLTPVLYDTQTGQARELRLPPGLAYGTEFALGGTRLLFQYTTTTTRPEVLLYDLRTDTFGVLLPAEYGEVDPADFVPGEYVRYPTEGGLHVPAILYRPGSAQPGERFPALVCVHGGPAAQFFRAFNAQIQFLADRGYVVLCPNVRGSTGYGVEWRDANLMDWGGRDLEDVAAGAEYLGTLDFVDPGRVGVFGGSYGGYLSYLAAVKKPDLFKVSVPIVGITDLHQLHEDNSRVMPQLGYYFRTLMGDPVEQAELWRDRSPVTHAANLKAHMFMMHGVNDPRCPVNQARGFRDALLSHGREEGRDFEYVEFGDEGHGAGDIAGRTRSYRLLADYLARRL, from the coding sequence ATGCCCGAACGCATTCCGCTGGAGGCCCTGACCGCCCTCCCCACCGTCGTGGCCCTGAGCGTCTCGCACAGCGGCGAGGAGGTGGCCTTCTACGCTGACTGGACCGGCCGCTTCGAGCTGTATGTCCTGAATCTCCGCACCCGCGAGCGGCGCCAGGTGACGAACGGGGAGGCGCCGAAAGGGATCCGAGCGGGCTTCGTCTGGTCCCACGACGATCGGCGCATCCTCTTCAGCCGGGACCACGACGGCGACGAGCGGCAGGCCCTCTTCGAGGTGACGCTGGCGTCGGGCGAGGTGCGTGCCCTCCACCACTCCCCGGAGAGCATGGATTATGCGGTAGACGCTCATCCGGGCGGCCAGCGCGTGCTCGTGAACAGCACGCGGGGCGGGCAGATGAACGTGCATGTTTACGACCTGACCCGGGAGGGCGAGGACGCCTGGACGGCCCTCACCCGGCTGCCCAATACAACCCAGGCGGTCGCCTGGAGCCCCGACGGCACGCAACTGACGCTGAACACCAACGAGAGCGCCGACTTGCGCAATGTGGACGGCTACGTGCTCAATGCTGACGGGAGCGGGCTGCGCCGGGTGCTACGGGTGCGCGAGGGCAGCCGGGACGAGGTGGGCCGCTGGCACCCCGACGGGCGGCGGGTGGCGGTCGCCAGCGACGCCGACGGCCACAGCCGGGTCGGCCTCCTCACGTTGGAGAGCGGCGAGGTCACCTGGCTCACGCCCGCGGATGGGGTCACCGAGGAGGAGCCCGGGCGCTTCTCCCCGGACGGCCGCTGGCTGAGCGTGATCCGCAATGAGGAGAGCACCCTGACCCCAGTCCTGTACGACACGCAGACGGGACAGGCCCGCGAGCTGAGGCTGCCGCCCGGCCTCGCCTACGGCACGGAGTTCGCGCTGGGCGGCACGCGGCTGCTCTTCCAGTACACGACGACCACCACCCGCCCGGAGGTGCTGCTGTACGACCTGCGGACGGACACGTTCGGGGTCCTGCTCCCCGCCGAGTACGGCGAGGTGGACCCCGCCGACTTCGTGCCCGGCGAGTACGTGCGTTACCCCACCGAAGGTGGCCTGCACGTTCCCGCCATCCTGTACCGGCCCGGGTCGGCCCAGCCGGGAGAACGCTTCCCGGCGCTGGTCTGCGTGCACGGCGGCCCCGCCGCGCAGTTCTTCCGCGCCTTCAACGCGCAGATCCAGTTTCTCGCCGACCGGGGGTACGTGGTGTTATGCCCCAACGTGCGCGGCTCGACGGGGTACGGCGTGGAGTGGCGCGACGCCAACCTGATGGACTGGGGCGGGCGCGACCTGGAGGACGTGGCCGCCGGGGCCGAGTACCTGGGGACGCTGGACTTCGTGGACCCCGGGCGCGTCGGCGTCTTCGGCGGCAGCTACGGCGGGTACCTCTCGTATCTCGCGGCGGTGAAAAAGCCCGACCTGTTTAAGGTCAGCGTGCCCATCGTCGGGATCACCGATCTGCACCAGCTCCACGAGGACAACAGCCGCGTGATGCCGCAGCTCGGTTACTACTTCCGCACCCTGATGGGGGACCCGGTCGAGCAGGCCGAGCTGTGGCGCGACCGCAGCCCGGTCACCCACGCGGCGAACCTGAAGGCCCACATGTTCATGATGCACGGCGTCAACGACCCCCGCTGCCCGGTGAACCAGGCCCGGGGCTTCCGGGACGCCCTGCTGAGTCACGGGCGGGAGGAGGGCCGCGACTTCGAGTACGTGGAATTCGGCGACGAGGGCCACGGGGCGGGCGACATCGCCGGGAGGACCCGCAGCTACCGCCTGCTGGCCGATTATCTCGCCCGGCGGCTGTGA